The genome window CGAAGCCCGACCATTCCACGCCTGCCGTGAACGGATGATTTGGTATCCATGGGTGCGATGGATCGCCGTAATAGCCGAGCGCCGGCTGCGCCAGCAGACTCGAGTACGCTTGCGTGAGTTCCAGCCGAGCCGATGATTGCCGGAGCGCCTGCGTGTAGATGACGTCGGCGAAGCCGTTGGAGTCCAGCGGCCGGATCAGCCCGTATTGATAGGTGAAAAGTTGCGTCTCCAGAGAGATCGCGCTGGCCGGACTCGATCGGTCGTACGCGAGCAGGTTCCACTGTTTGAAGGGTTGCGTGGCCGGGTTCAGACTCAACACCGCGTAGCCGGCGCCGAACACCGAGTGATGCTCGAACGAGCCATACGACTTACGCTGCGGATCATAGCGGAAATGCACGGCGTCCAGCGACGAGGCTGAGCCTGCGAAGTTGTACGGCACGTCGATGCTCGCGCCGGTCAGCGCGTTGATGCCGAAATGCTGGTTCTGCGAGAAATTGTAGACGTACGGCGGCAGCGGGATCGTCGTCAGCGCCCCGTCGAGCAGGCGGAACGTAGCCGGCGAGAACTTCGCATAGGCGGTCGGGTCGATCGTCACTTGATCGGCGACGATGTACGGCCGCTGCGATGACAGGTCGGGCAGGAAGAATGCGTCGCCCGGCATCACGCGCCCCTTGGACGGGTTCGCGTAGTCGCCGTTGAAGAACGTCCAGCGATCGGCGGCGGGGTCGAGCGGCACGAAGTACTCGCGCCGGAATGGCAGAAATGCGGCGTAGGCGGCTCCGTCCATCTCCCCCGAGGGCGTGGTCAAGCGCACGTGCCCGACCACCAAGAAGCGATGCAGCGACAAGTCCATGGAGAAGGCATCGCCCTCGACGCGCACGCCGTTGCCCATGCTCACTTGCACGTGACCCCGTGCTTGGATGATGGCGGCGTCGCCGAAGTACTCGACGCGCGCGGCCGACACCGCGATCGGCATGGACGTGAGGGGTTGCGGCTCTTGCGCAGCGAGAACGCTCGTCGCGGCTTGCGCTGCAAGCGCGACCGCGGCGGCAAGCATGACTCGCGTCATGCGACGGGGTCGGCTTGTTTTTCCAGCGCCTGCGTTTGCGGTGCGGGTCGGTGCGCGGGCGCGGTCTGACTCTGAAGCGCCGTCACGTGCGCGGCGGCGACTCCCAGCAGCAGCCACCACAGCAATCCGACCTTCGGGAAGAAGAACAGGTAGTCGAAGACCTGGTGCAGCAGCAGGCCGGCCGTCGCGAGCAGCGCGGCGCGCGCGAGCCACGATTGGCTCATGCCGATGACCCACTCGCGCAGCGCGACGATCGTGAACGCGACGAACGCCGCCAGCCCCACGACGCCCTGTTCGGCCAAGGTCTGCAACCATAGGCTGTTCGCATGCGTCTGCACGCCGTTCAACCCAACGGTCGGAAGCAGCAGCTCGAAATTGCCCGCGCCGACGCCGAACACCGGCTGCCTTTGGAACAGCGTGATCGCCGCCTGCCACAATTCGTTGCGCGTGCCGACGCCGCCGGGATCTTGCGGCCACATGTACAGCACGAGCCGCAACAGCGCGGAGGCGATGTCATGCGCGACCCCCCAATACCACCACAGCGCGACGCCGAGCCCGGCGAGCGCGCCGATGGCAAAGGGCGCAAGCGTGGCGCGCGCCGCGCGCCGATCGATCAGCCACAGCGCCGCGTAGACCAACAGCGCGATGGCCATGCCCGCGCGCGATTGCGTGAGGATCATAACTGCGACCGCAAGGGCGATTGCGATCCAGCGCACGACCCGCAGCCTGTCTTGCATCAGCAGCGGGGATAAGAACAGCACGGGCAGCCCGACTTCCAGAAAACCGGCCAGCTGGTTGGGCCCTTCCAACGTGCCCGCCACGCGGGGCAACGCGTGATTGTTGACGATGATGCCCGACGGCGCGCCGCCGAAGATCGCCTGCGCCGCCGCCACTCCTACGACCAGGAGCGATGCACCGACGACGCCGGCTTCGAACCAAGTCCCGGACTCTTTGTACATGAGCGCCAGGTTCGCGCCGCACCAGAAGATCAGCAGATACTCGAGTTGCTTGAGGGTCTCGCGCACGACGGGCGTGATGAACGTTGCGTGCGTCGCGGACAGCGCGATCGCAGCCAATACCAGCAGACCGGCCAGCAGGATGCGTCTGACCGCCGGCGATTTCGGCGCGAGCGGTGCACCCTTGATCAGCAGACCGATCGCGACGCCCAGCACGATCATCTTCTCGGCGGTCAGCGTGGTGACGCTGCCGATGTCGCGATAAAAAGCGAAGGGGATCGCGAAGGCGAGCAGTCCGAGCGCCAGCGGCGGCCGCCGCAGGGTGACGTAGAGCGCGCCGAGCCCCACCAGCGCGAACACGATAGCGGAGAGTGCCGTAAGAGGGGTGCGTTGGAGAGTCTGATCGACGACGGGGGGGAGCAGCTGGAGTAAGCTTACCACGCGCCTTCCCCGCGGATGACCGCCGGCACCGTCTTGGCCAGGATCCAAAAGTCGACGAGCGGCGACCAGTGCCGCACGTACCAAACGTCCATCGCCATCCAGCGGCGGAACGAAACGTTCGCGCGCCCGCTCACTTGCCACAGGCCGGTGATGCCGGGCAGCACCGTGAGCCGCTGCAAGTAATGCGGCTGATAGCTTTGGACCTCTTTGGGCAATCCGGGGCGGGGACCGACAAAACTCATGTCGCCGCGCAGCACGTTCCAGAGCTGCGGCAGTTCGTCAAGACTGCTGCGGCGCAGAAACCAGCCGACATCGTGCACGCGCGGGTCATTCGAGATCTTCAGCGCGGGGCCGTCGCGTTCGTTCAGGTGCGCGGCGTGATCGTGCAACAGGTGTGCCCCGTCCACCATCGTGCGGAACTTGTAGAAGCGGAACTCACGCCCGGATCTGCCGACGCGCGTCTGCGAGAACAGGACGGGCCCGCGCGACGACAGTTTGATCGCAAGGGCGATCACCGCGAACAGCGGTGAAAGCACGGCGAGCATCGCCACGCTCAACGCGATGTCGGATACGCGCTTGAAGACATGCCATGCCGCCGGCACACGACGCTCGGCGTTGAGCCAGTGGGCGCTGCGGCTCGCACCGTTGCTGACGTGTCCGTTAACGTTTTGTAGTGCCGGGGCTTTAGCCCCGGACTGCGCGCTGCTTGCGAGCGCGGCCAGTGCGGACATCTGCTGCGCGCGCTCCGCGTCGCTGCGCGCCAACGGCCCGATGTTCATACGAACAGCGGCTCCGCAGGTCGCGGCAATCCGAACGTCTCCAAGACGCGCCAGCCGACTTGTGCGAACGAATCGATCTCCCCCAAAGCTTGGCTTTTGACGCCGGGCCGATAATCGAGCAACGGCGCGAATTCACGGGTATGGTCCGAGCCTGGAGCGGTGGGGTCGCATCCATGGTCGGCCGTGATGATCAGGCGGTCTCCAGTCTTCAATCTATTCAAGATTTCCGGCAAACTTTTGTCGAGCGCGAGGAGGGCCTTGGCGTAGCCGTCGGGGTCGCGTCGGTGGCCGTATTTGGAGTCGAAGTCGTTGAGGTTGGTAAAGCAAAAACCGCCCTGTCCCGCATTGAGCCACTCGACGGTCTTGGCGATTCCTTCCTGGTTGTCCGCAGTTCGGCCCCCCGCTGCAATACCCTGGCAGCAGTAGATGTCTTGTATCTTCCCCACCCCGCTCGTCGGCACACCCGCTTGCGTCAGCAAATCGAGGATGCTGGGGCTCGGCGGCGGCACGGCGTAGTCGCGGCGTCCGGCGGTGCGAACGAAACGTCCCGGCTCACCTGCGAACGGCCGAGCGATGACGCGATTGACCCGATCCGGCCCGGTCAGGATCCCGCGCGCACCGATGCACCATTCGTACAACATCGGCAGTGGCACGATGCTCTCGTGCGTCGCGATCTGGAAGACGGAGTCCGCCGACGTGTATACGATGGGCCGGCCGCTCTTCATGTGCTCCGGACCAAGCTCTTCGATGACCTCGGTGCCCGACGCGGTCTTGTTGCCGAGCACCTTTCGACCTACGATCGCTTCGAAGCGCTCGATCACGTCCGCCGGAAAACCTTTCGGATACGTCGGGAAAGCGTTGCGCACCACGATGCCCATCATCTCCCAATGACCGGTGATCGTGTCCTTGCCGTTGCTCGCTTCGCGAAGGCGCGCCCACGACGCGAGCGGCGACTGCGTCGGCTCGACGCCGGCGATGCGCGTGAGGCAGCCGAGCCCAAGGCGTTGAAGCGTCGGCAGTTTGAGACCGTGCGCCGCGGTCGCGGTATTGCCAAGCGTGTTGACGCGACTATCGTCGGAAAATTTCGCGGCGTCTTCGGCGGCGCCGACGCCGCCGGAGTCGATGACCACAACGATGGCGGACGGACCTGCCACGCGCTAACGCAGCTTGATCGAAAGAGAACGCGAGACGCTGGCGCCGTCGGTGCGGATCGCCGTGAAGATGATCTGGTGCGTGGTACGAAAGATGAACGGCACGCGGGGCACGACCATCGCTGATTCAAAGATCCCCGGCTTTGTTTTCGGGATCAGCACGCGGAAGGTGCCGACTTGCGCCGTGACGGCGGCGGCATTGCTGGTCGTGACGACGTGTGCCACGACGACGTCACCGGAATGCAGCGTCTGCGCCGAAAGCGACACGGATGTGATGCGTACCGGGTCCCGGTCGGACGCTTCGATGACGCCCGGCGGCAACGCGATGGCCACGAGCAGCGAGGCGACCAGACCGGCCGCAGCGAAATTCATATCTGTATTCTACCCAAAAGGGCCGGGTCGCAGCGCGATCCGGCCACGAACGCTTTCCGGAGGTAATTGGTTGCCCGTGTCCCTCGGTCCCCTCATCTCAGGCCTCATCGGTGGAACGGAATCCCTAAGTCCTGTTGCTGCCGCGCTGCGCGCGCGTGCGGCGCTTGACATGCGCGAGACCTCCAGCGGCGCGCGCGCCTGCGTGTTGGCGTCGCTGTGGCGCAATAGCGGCGGACAAGTGATCGTATGGACCGCCACGCCGGATGCCGCAGATCGCGTCGCCAATGACGCGGCATTCTATTTGGAAGACGCGCCCGGCGCGGTGAACGTGCTGCGACCGCGCGCGCGCGCCGATGCGTCGCCGAGCCCGACGGAGCGCAGCGAACGGATCGAAACGCTTGCGGCGCTTGCGGCAGGGCGGCCGGGCATCTTCTGCGTCTCGCACGCGGCCCTTCGTCAGCGCTTGCCGGCACCCGCGCGTTGGCGCGATGGCGCGCTGACGCTTCGCACCGGCGGCGTCATGGCGTGGGAGCTGTTGCTCGAGCGGCTCGTGGCGCTGGGCTACGAACGGGTCGAGATGGTCGCGGCGGCCGGCGAGTTCGCGGTGCGCGGCGGCATCGTCGATTGTTTTCCCGCCACCGCGGATGCACCCATCCGCATGGAATTTTTCGGCGACCAGCTCGAGTCAGCGCGCACGTTCGCACTTTCCGACCAGCGCTCGATCGCGGCGGTGGATTCGATCGTCATCGAGCCGTGGGACGAAGAGGCGCTTGCGGCCGACGCAGCTTTCATCGGCGTGTATGCAGACGATGCGATATTTGCGGTGGACGATCCGGAATTGATCCGCGCGGTGGATCAAGGGCTGAACGTTGAGCGCGACGACTCGACCGTCGCCGCCGCCGACGCCCCCGAAGATGACCCAAATGTAGCGTTCCGAGCGAAGCTCGGAGGTAGCGTTCCGAGCCCCAGCTCGGATTTCTCCCTCGACGCGATCGCCGAGCGCTTGAAGTC of Candidatus Tumulicola sp. contains these proteins:
- a CDS encoding O-antigen ligase family protein, translating into MVSLLQLLPPVVDQTLQRTPLTALSAIVFALVGLGALYVTLRRPPLALGLLAFAIPFAFYRDIGSVTTLTAEKMIVLGVAIGLLIKGAPLAPKSPAVRRILLAGLLVLAAIALSATHATFITPVVRETLKQLEYLLIFWCGANLALMYKESGTWFEAGVVGASLLVVGVAAAQAIFGGAPSGIIVNNHALPRVAGTLEGPNQLAGFLEVGLPVLFLSPLLMQDRLRVVRWIAIALAVAVMILTQSRAGMAIALLVYAALWLIDRRAARATLAPFAIGALAGLGVALWWYWGVAHDIASALLRLVLYMWPQDPGGVGTRNELWQAAITLFQRQPVFGVGAGNFELLLPTVGLNGVQTHANSLWLQTLAEQGVVGLAAFVAFTIVALREWVIGMSQSWLARAALLATAGLLLHQVFDYLFFFPKVGLLWWLLLGVAAAHVTALQSQTAPAHRPAPQTQALEKQADPVA
- a CDS encoding sugar transferase, which codes for MNIGPLARSDAERAQQMSALAALASSAQSGAKAPALQNVNGHVSNGASRSAHWLNAERRVPAAWHVFKRVSDIALSVAMLAVLSPLFAVIALAIKLSSRGPVLFSQTRVGRSGREFRFYKFRTMVDGAHLLHDHAAHLNERDGPALKISNDPRVHDVGWFLRRSSLDELPQLWNVLRGDMSFVGPRPGLPKEVQSYQPHYLQRLTVLPGITGLWQVSGRANVSFRRWMAMDVWYVRHWSPLVDFWILAKTVPAVIRGEGAW
- a CDS encoding phosphopentomutase, with protein sequence MAGPSAIVVVIDSGGVGAAEDAAKFSDDSRVNTLGNTATAAHGLKLPTLQRLGLGCLTRIAGVEPTQSPLASWARLREASNGKDTITGHWEMMGIVVRNAFPTYPKGFPADVIERFEAIVGRKVLGNKTASGTEVIEELGPEHMKSGRPIVYTSADSVFQIATHESIVPLPMLYEWCIGARGILTGPDRVNRVIARPFAGEPGRFVRTAGRRDYAVPPPSPSILDLLTQAGVPTSGVGKIQDIYCCQGIAAGGRTADNQEGIAKTVEWLNAGQGGFCFTNLNDFDSKYGHRRDPDGYAKALLALDKSLPEILNRLKTGDRLIITADHGCDPTAPGSDHTREFAPLLDYRPGVKSQALGEIDSFAQVGWRVLETFGLPRPAEPLFV